The DNA sequence GTCCGCATCTCTGCCTCCACTGTCACACTAATGGGCAATAAACTGCTCTGGGTCTCTGCCCCTGTGCCCATTTCACAATCTGTGTCCTCAGGAATTATGGGTATTCTCTGATTGAGTTCGCAGCAGCCCTGTCCAGAGCAGGCCTCTGAGTCTGCATGCGCATACTGCACATTAACAGCGTAGTCCTCGGTGTAACACCCTGCTGTGGCCCTATGGACCTTCATCTCTTTGTAGAAGCAGCAGGGCAGCCCCTCATAGCTCACCTGCTCTGAAGAAGGGCACATGTGCTCAGGGGCAAAGTAGTTCTTGGAGGTTGAACTCTGGAAGTCCATCCCCCGGTGGAAGCGTCCTGTGGCCAGAGGCCCAGCTTGGTCCAAGTCCTGCCCTTTGCATTCCACATTGGGAGGAAGCACCTCAAAGCAGCAGCTACAGGCTGCTGCTCCAAGCTCCCCCGACTCTTCCTGCGCCCCTTTCCCCCTGTCTGCTCCGGGAGCCTCTGGAGCCCCGGCTGAGGTAGTGCTAGTGTTGCTGTTCTCCCTGGGTTCCAGTGATGAGCGACTGCTGTAGTTGGGCTCCAAACTGCAGTTGGAGAGGTGGTCCCCCGAATTATATCCCGAAGCTCCAGGAGGGAGTTGGAGGCAGTCATGTCCCAAGGGAGCAGAGGATGTTAAGTCCTCAGCAGGAACTGTGGTGCAAGACGCAGCCCCTGCTTCCCCTGTGGATCCCCTACACGGACTCTTACTCCGGTAGACGTAAGGATCATAGTCACTGCTCAGCGAGCTGCGGAAGGTGGAGCAGCTACCGTACACACCCTGGTTGCTGACCTCAGTACAGTCCAACATGGAGTCGCTGGAGGAACAGTGGCACTGGCCtgagctactgctgctgctgtcactgccgGGGCAGTCAGCAAGGTAACCACTACACACTGAGCGGTGGCCATGGTAACAGCTCAGGCCAGAAGTGCTGCCAGTATCACCTATCCTCGAAGAAGAAGCAGGTGCCATGTGTACCACTGTGGGGTATAGAAGCCCCTGCTGAAAGGCCCTGCTGTGGTGGCCCTTGTGGGCCCCTCCTCCACCAAGCTGCCCTGCCATAGCAGGCCCTTGGCCACCCTCAGGTTGTTGAGGGAAAGTCAACCCCTGAAAATAATAGTGTTGGTACATAGTCTCATACTGCGAGAAGCAGGCTGCTCGGGAAAAGTTACGACCATGAAACTTGGGTCGTTTAAAAGCAGCATGATGCGGCTGTGCTGGGTAGGCGGGTGGTCCACGGTGATCTAGTCCACAGTGGTGAGGGTTGAGTGAATGGTCCAGGTGGAGGGTGGGGTGGTAGCTCCGGAGAAAGGCAGATGTTGACTGGGGTGGGTAAAGACCTTGGGGATCTGGGTGCTGGTCCACAGTGAGCACTGTGATGGGGTTGCCGTGGGGGTCCATGCTGGTTCTGGTTGGGTAGGCAGTCACCTGGCCAGCCCGGTGCACCCTGCCAGGATAATGAACTGGCAACACCACCCGCTGCCGGCCGTGGACTGGGTTGCCAGGATCCATGCACGAGGGTCCTGgatttccctttttttgctctatgaaataaaacacacaaaaaactctGAGTGTTAAATTTTAAGGAACTtttctatttcagttgtttttttaaaaaattttatttatctaaacATCAAAGCAAAATCAGTCAGAGGTTGTGCACCAACTCACCGATGATGTTGTGTCTACAGTGGGGACAGGTATGATGCTGGAGCAGCCAGGGGTCGACACATTTCTTATGAAATCTGTGAGCACAGGGGATAACCCGCAGCTCCTGTAGAGAGAACAACACAACAAGATTCATAAGAAGTCAGAGCTGACCTGCGCTGTGATCTACAGAGTGTAAACCTGAAATAGAAAAGATACAACCACCAAGCCTTGTTCTCAAATTACATTGACAAAAATTAGAATGTTTAAAGGTACACAACATCTCCATACAGGAGATGGACCAAAAACATCTAATTTTCACTCATTAAATTAATATTGCAAATCATTCTTTTCAACAGAGATGCTGATTGAAAAACGTGTGCTTTGCTTTTGTGAATTTAAAGATATCTGATCCTGTCAGGAAACATCTCAAAGCACTTCTAAAGATTTAATATGAATAGGTAGAGTCTGTTGATTTCGTTGAAACACCAAATGCAGTAATCCTGCAGTATCTTTGTTAAAtggtttggttattttttttaatggcatgCACCATCAATTCAGGCACTAACTACTGTAGACATCAATTACA is a window from the Acanthopagrus latus isolate v.2019 chromosome 5, fAcaLat1.1, whole genome shotgun sequence genome containing:
- the znrf3 gene encoding E3 ubiquitin-protein ligase znrf3 isoform X5 gives rise to the protein MASISTLTSNTVGSSVSSLVQGTEEDTESPAAAEDTDQPPSDCLRTFSNVHLKVKGKSKSPQTSNLGDRLKAGEGSCPAKPPSAISRPTTNRAATLRERRAAFDERVEEMAQSYVDVLQLKARERLNSGLQRYRASCHMTGPHGPPHHVTSTSQETEAPNNNSESKHSNNMWLSTLLSGLPEVVCREQAVNRVLEKLRGFAEQQTLRVRPQLFLKVLEGLEPWELCLPELCVAIQIATEHVVQMPMEEYDAWLRSRLTLPPPHSTTVRLEQQMHPLGLCNNNDEEDLYEYGWVGVVKLEQPELDPSCLTVLGKAKRAVQRGATAVIFDVSENPDAIDQLNQVAEDPLKRPVVYVKGNDAVKLMNIVNKQKVARARIQHRPPRQPTEYFDMGIFLAFFVVVSLVCLILLIKIKLKQRRSQSSMNRMAIQALEKMETRKFKAKGKGQRESSCGASDSLSSSSTSDCAICLEKYIDGEELRVIPCAHRFHKKCVDPWLLQHHTCPHCRHNIIEQKKGNPGPSCMDPGNPVHGRQRVVLPVHYPGRVHRAGQVTAYPTRTSMDPHGNPITVLTVDQHPDPQGLYPPQSTSAFLRSYHPTLHLDHSLNPHHCGLDHRGPPAYPAQPHHAAFKRPKFHGRNFSRAACFSQYETMYQHYYFQGLTFPQQPEGGQGPAMAGQLGGGGAHKGHHSRAFQQGLLYPTVVHMAPASSSRIGDTGSTSGLSCYHGHRSVCSGYLADCPGSDSSSSSSGQCHCSSSDSMLDCTEVSNQGVYGSCSTFRSSLSSDYDPYVYRSKSPCRGSTGEAGAASCTTVPAEDLTSSAPLGHDCLQLPPGASGYNSGDHLSNCSLEPNYSSRSSLEPRENSNTSTTSAGAPEAPGADRGKGAQEESGELGAAACSCCFEVLPPNVECKGQDLDQAGPLATGRFHRGMDFQSSTSKNYFAPEHMCPSSEQVSYEGLPCCFYKEMKVHRATAGCYTEDYAVNVQYAHADSEACSGQGCCELNQRIPIIPEDTDCEMGTGAETQSSLLPISVTVEAEMRTGERHEPREGYFTSGQFRGQPYPQEEETRALFHPQLSASPTALGSSTSTNEGGLGLRT